Genomic segment of Chitinophaga varians:
AGCTTGCCGGACAGCGCTGATCCCAGCGCTGTTTTGAGTTCCTGTTCAGACAGTACGCCGGTATGGCGCCATATTTCCGTGTTGTCTTTTATGAGCACCAGGGTGGGCACGGCCATTATATGAAAACGGCTGGCCAGGTCTTCTTCCTGGTCAATATCAATACGGCTCACCTGAAGCTGGTTATTCATTTTGGTTTCCACCGCGTTGACGATGGGCGTCAGCACTTTGCACGGGTAACACCAGGTGGCAAAGAACTGTAGTAGCGTTGCGTGTTGCTGGCTCATATCATCTCATTTTTATACCAGCAAAATTAGGTGGGTGGCTGCGGCAACCGTGATACTTTCCGTCGGCATTTTAGTACAAACGGCAGTTTTTTTAATGCCCATGATGCCGGTGGCCATGGCGGTACTGCATGGGCGTGATGCCTGTATGTTTTTTGAAGAAACGGCAGAAATACGATTGGTCGGCGAAGTTGAGATGACTCGCAATGTCTGCAATACTCTCGCTGCTTTGTATCAGCTGTGCTTTGGCTTCCGTGATCAGTTGCCGGTGGATAAAGCTGCTGGCCGGATTCCCCGTGATTTCTTTGACGGTGTCATTCAGGTGATGCGGATTTACAAACAGCAGTTTGGCATAGTCCGATACTTGTTTGTATTCGTGATAATGTTTAGTGACGAGGTTCTTAAACGAGGCTACCAGCTGCTCTTTGCGGGGCATGTGCGGATCGGCTTCGCTGTGCAGCGCCAGGAATATCCGCTCTGTTTCTATCAATAATACGTTGAGGTATAAACGTACCAGCAGGTCGTCGTTGAATGTCTGCCGGTTACAATATTCTTTCCTTAACTTGTTGAACAGGTCCGCCACCATTTCGGTTTCAGCGGAAGACAAACGGATAAACGGTTTTTTATCGTGCTGAAAGAAAGGGTATTGGTGCAGCTTGACCTGATTTTTCAAACAAAGGAGGAAATAGTCTGCGTCGAAAATACAGTGGTAACCGGTTACATCTTCGCTCCAGTGGTGAATCGCATGCAGCTGGCTTTCGGGAATAAAGTACAGCACTCCCGGCTCAAAGGTATAGGTATTGTACCCGATGGTTTCCTGTACAGTGCCGCCTGTCAGTAGAATGATAGAATAAAACTTGCGGCGGGTGGCGGAGAAAGTCTTGTTTTTATGCAGACGCTTCAGTTGCTCCAGCGTGGCTATCTCGAAAAAATTGCTGGTCTGTTGCTGTGCAATATTATCGCAGGCCTCGCAGAAAGAGT
This window contains:
- a CDS encoding thioredoxin family protein, translated to MSQQHATLLQFFATWCYPCKVLTPIVNAVETKMNNQLQVSRIDIDQEEDLASRFHIMAVPTLVLIKDNTEIWRHTGVLSEQELKTALGSALSGKL
- a CDS encoding helix-turn-helix domain-containing protein produces the protein MSYLKNTFREVNNPQDFKQEYLSSPAHSFCEACDNIAQQQTSNFFEIATLEQLKRLHKNKTFSATRRKFYSIILLTGGTVQETIGYNTYTFEPGVLYFIPESQLHAIHHWSEDVTGYHCIFDADYFLLCLKNQVKLHQYPFFQHDKKPFIRLSSAETEMVADLFNKLRKEYCNRQTFNDDLLVRLYLNVLLIETERIFLALHSEADPHMPRKEQLVASFKNLVTKHYHEYKQVSDYAKLLFVNPHHLNDTVKEITGNPASSFIHRQLITEAKAQLIQSSESIADIASHLNFADQSYFCRFFKKHTGITPMQYRHGHRHHGH